GGTCGAGCTCGAGCGGGGGGTGACCATGTTCGGTCCGCACCGCGATGACATCCAGATCGACCTCGAGGGTCGGCCCATGCGCAGCTTTGGCTCCCAGGGCCAGATCCGCTGCATGAGCCTTGCCATGCGGCTGGCGGAGGCCGACCTCATTGCGCGTGAGGGCGGAGAACCGCCTGTTCTGCTGCTCGATGACTGTCTCTCCGAGATGGATCTGGGGAGGCAGGCGGCGCTGTGGGCGTATCTCGCCGAGTGTGGTCAGGTGTTCCTCACCACCAGCGTCTGGACGGCCGAGCAGGCGCTGCCGCTGGGCGGACGTCTCTTCCGCGTTGTGGATGGCGTCGTGGAGGAGGTGGGTGACGCACCATGCTGCGCCTGAACCAGTTCCTCGTTCCGCTCATGCAGAAGCTCGATCTGTACCAGCCGTGTCGCGAGCGTGCGGCACTCGTCATCTGGCCTGAGGTCGTCGGCCCGTACGTCGCGCCGAACACCGCCGCCGTGGGCATCAAGCGCGGGGTGCTCTTCGTGCGCACCGCCAGCAATGCGTGGCTGGCAGAGCTCAGCATGGGGTATCGACGCAGCTTCATCGAGCGCTTGAACGCCCGTCTGGGCGAGGAGGTCGTCAAGGAGATCCGTTTCCTGCCGCCTCCGCTTCCTGTCGCTGAATCGACGCACGAGCCAGATGCGCCTTCTCTCGAGCTCCAGGCGCTGGCCAGCGAGGATGAGGCGCTGGTGGAGGAGGTGGTGGCGGGGGTGGAGGCCCCTGAGCTGCGCCATCGGCTGCGACGCCTGATGCGACGCGATCTGGCGCTTCGTCGCGCACGTCTGCGGGCAGGGTGGCGCCCTTGTCAGCGCTGCGAGGTTCTCACGCCGGACGGAGGGGTCTGCGTGCCCTGTGCCGAGGAGCGACGAAAGGCCCGTCGGGGGGGCATCTACCGGACTCTCCTGCGCGCCCCGTGGAGCAGCCCCATCGACATCAAGGCCAGGTTCCCCGACACTTCCCTGCACGAGTACCAACAGGTGAAGGCGCGGCTGCTGCACGGATTGAAGAGCGATGTGTACGCCTGGTCGAGAGCGCAGCCCGCTGATGTGAAGCTGACGGGTGCGATGCTGGGGAAAGCCCTGCGCTACTGCATGCTGCGGTTCGGCAAGCGCCCGCACGAGCTTGATCGGCGAGATATCTGCTTTGCGCTGGGCCGCGCCATCTTCGCGCGGTACCCGCAGTGAGTCAGGTGGCGTGCGGTCGTCTCACGTGTTGCGCAGGGCCAGCACACGGTAGATGGTTGTGGGAGACGTGCGTCCCCTCACCGTCACCGAGCCGAGCGAGCGCGCGTCGACCACATTCGCAATCGCTGCATATGTGGCGTCACTGATGAGCAGCGAGCAGTCGTAGTCGCGGGTGAGCTGCTCGAGTCGGGCGGCGAGGTTCGTCGCGTCACCCATGGCCACATACTCGATACGGCTGGCGTGACCGATCTCGCCCACCACGACCTGCCCGGTGTGAATGCCTATCCCGCCGCTCAGCTGCGCCTTGCCTTCCTGTCGCCAGCGGGCGTTCATGGTGGCGCGGGCCTCGAGCATGCGCATCGCGGAGGCCACCGCGCGCCAGGGGTCGTCGGCGTGGACCGAGGGGGCGCCGAAGACCGCCATCATCGCGTCTCCCTGGTAGGCCATCACGGTTCCGCCATAGCGCTGGATGATGTCGCCCATGGCTTTGTAGTAGTCGTCGAGCTGGCGGATGAGGCTCTCCAGGGGGGTGGTCTCGGCCAGCGTGGTCCAGCCGCGAAGGTCGGCGAAGAGCACCGTGGCGGTGACCTCGTGCAAGGCGCGGGGGCGGTCGACCTGCCCTCGAGTGCGGAACAGCAGGATCTGCTCTCCCAGAACGATCTGGTCCTTGTCAACGAGGGCGCGCGATTCGCGCACCGTCACCCCGTTCACCACCGTGGGGCTGGTGCTGCTGTCCGGCACGATCCAGAACCGATCGTCGTGGAAGGTGATGGTGGCGTGCTCTCGCGATACCGTCGGACTCGGAAGGTTGATATCGTTGGCGCGCTTGCCCGGTCGACCGATGCGCACCACGCCCAGGTCGAGCACGAACCGCTCTCCCGCGCCCGGATCGCTCACCACCATGAGCTCGCCAGCGGCTTCGAGGGTCTTCTGCACGGCGAGCTCGTAGGCGCCGATCTGCAGGCAGTCTCCGCTCGCGAGGTCGGCGTCGGTGATCTCGCTGCCGTTGAGCCGCATCTTCACATTGCCGTTGCTGTGCCGGTATCGGAAGCCGCCCTCGGAAAGCTCGAGCCGCCCCTCGAAGCGGGCGTCTGCCGCCAGCTCGAACGCGATGTCAGGATGGGTGTGGGGGGTTCCGAGCCTGATCTGGCGATAGCTCAGCGGAAGGCGTCGCGCAGGCGCGCCGGGCTCGCGCAGGATTCCCACGAACCCCGTGGAGAGCCACTTGCGCTCGATGATCTCGCGATGGCGCTGGGGGTTGAACTCGGTCTGCGGGCGGGATTTCGCGCTCACCCGGCGTGATGCGCCGGCCGAGCCGACGGGCTCGGTGGGCACGGCGGCCAGGTTCTCTCGCACCGACTCGATCAGGCGTTCGCCATCGATCAGGTGACGCCGAAAGAAGGTTGACGCAACGCTCTCGTCACCATCGAGTGTGGCGAGGTGGCGCCAGACCTCGAGCAGCATCGGGTCGAGCTCGGTCATGCGGGAGCCTCTCGGGTTCTGTGGGTCGCAGGGGTGCGACTTCTCCGAGGAGGCACACCCACGCAACCGCCTGGTTCGAGGCTACAACGACCGACTGTGCGGGTCCTGCAGGATGGCGGGCCGAGGGGGCCGTCGAGGCCTTCGGAGCCGAGGGAGACCTCCGTCAGGTCCGACTGGCCTGGAACGCATCCCATTCGGCGGTGGTCATGGCGGGTCGAGGTTCGGCGTGTGGCCCTTCTTGCACACGCTTGTGCAACAGGTTGTCGACAAGGGTCCATCCTTCGTGGTCGACTGTCGACAGGCGACCGTTCGAGAGGTTCTGGCACATCTGCATGTATTCCCGGTCGCTCAGCCCAAGCGCGCCGTTGGCGATGCCCTGATCGACCAATGCGGGAAGGTTGGCGTCTGGGACGAGGTATGCGGCGGTGTTCTCCGCGAGGTACTCAGCCGGGTCTGACTTGGCGTAGTCGCGAACGATCTGGTTCGTGTGCTTGGCCAGCGTGTGCGCCCCACGCCACTCCGGGCTGGCGC
This is a stretch of genomic DNA from Pseudomonadota bacterium. It encodes these proteins:
- a CDS encoding DUF721 domain-containing protein, whose product is MLRLNQFLVPLMQKLDLYQPCRERAALVIWPEVVGPYVAPNTAAVGIKRGVLFVRTASNAWLAELSMGYRRSFIERLNARLGEEVVKEIRFLPPPLPVAESTHEPDAPSLELQALASEDEALVEEVVAGVEAPELRHRLRRLMRRDLALRRARLRAGWRPCQRCEVLTPDGGVCVPCAEERRKARRGGIYRTLLRAPWSSPIDIKARFPDTSLHEYQQVKARLLHGLKSDVYAWSRAQPADVKLTGAMLGKALRYCMLRFGKRPHELDRRDICFALGRAIFARYPQ
- a CDS encoding adenylate/guanylate cyclase domain-containing protein, whose product is MTELDPMLLEVWRHLATLDGDESVASTFFRRHLIDGERLIESVRENLAAVPTEPVGSAGASRRVSAKSRPQTEFNPQRHREIIERKWLSTGFVGILREPGAPARRLPLSYRQIRLGTPHTHPDIAFELAADARFEGRLELSEGGFRYRHSNGNVKMRLNGSEITDADLASGDCLQIGAYELAVQKTLEAAGELMVVSDPGAGERFVLDLGVVRIGRPGKRANDINLPSPTVSREHATITFHDDRFWIVPDSSTSPTVVNGVTVRESRALVDKDQIVLGEQILLFRTRGQVDRPRALHEVTATVLFADLRGWTTLAETTPLESLIRQLDDYYKAMGDIIQRYGGTVMAYQGDAMMAVFGAPSVHADDPWRAVASAMRMLEARATMNARWRQEGKAQLSGGIGIHTGQVVVGEIGHASRIEYVAMGDATNLAARLEQLTRDYDCSLLISDATYAAIANVVDARSLGSVTVRGRTSPTTIYRVLALRNT